A single Entelurus aequoreus isolate RoL-2023_Sb linkage group LG11, RoL_Eaeq_v1.1, whole genome shotgun sequence DNA region contains:
- the LOC133660510 gene encoding uncharacterized protein LOC133660510 has protein sequence MSEYPGCARSVYGPAGSHSCLIEPPRVSSTQSVDPEAFRPPPLGGTPSGVGLDHTRPDRSPPVPDKVLDKRPEDLTAVAIDQPRDVPQGSAAPGRGRISGGTDPSPDKQITQAGIFAVGRDQIIVLQFAAFLHKGTKVTLDPSGNLYRRRREGCNEGDHVFTRGRLLLVQEAPELSPEEGSGIPSLPQGREQGSHGRYKVLPPGADPVEPQQLGLHQSRVGVSGVEAGFVEEGMGIRLFKKHLNVQMVSGGEIRTLEGGSVQEVH, from the exons ATGTCCGAATACCCAG gGTGTGCACGGTCCGTCTATGGCCCAGCGGGCTCGCACTCATGTCTCATTGAGCCCCCCCGGGTGTCTAGTACCCAGTCTGTGGATCCAGAGGCCTTCCGCCCGCCTCCGTTGGGCGGCACTCCATCTGGAGTTGGCTTGGACCACACACGCCCGGACAGAAGCCCACCCGTGCCGGATAAAGTGTTGGACAAG CGGCCGGAAGACCTTACCGCTGTGGCGATTGACCAGCCAAGGGATGTTCCGCAAGGGAGCGCTGCTCCGGGCCGAGGGCGGATCTCCGGTGGAACTGATCCGAGCCCTGACAAGCAGATCACCCAGGCTGGGATTTTTGCGGTAGGCCGAGACCAGATAATAGTCCTTCAGTTTGCCGCTTTTCTCCACAAAGGTACAAAAGTTACCCTTGACCCTTCTGGAAACCTGTACCGCCGCAGGCGAGAAGGTTGTAATGAGGGGGATCATGTGTTTACCAGGGGGAGGCTTCTTCTGGTCCAGGAAGCACCTGAACTGTCTCCTGAGGAAGGATCTGGAATACCCTCTCTTCCTCAGGGCCGTGAACAGGGCTCCCATGGCCGTTACAAAGTCCTCCCGCCTGGTGCAGATCCGGTGGAACCTCAGCAGCTGGGACTTCACCAATCCCGCGTAGGTGTGTCGGGGGTGGAAGCTGGTTTTGTGGAGGAGGGCATGGGTATCCGTCTCTTTAAAAAACACCTTAATGTCCAAATGGTGAGTGGAGGTGAAATCCGGACCCTTGAAGGTGGTAGTGTCCAGGAAGTCCACTGA